The following proteins come from a genomic window of Acuticoccus sediminis:
- a CDS encoding 4-hydroxyphenylacetate 3-hydroxylase family protein → MIKNGAMHIDSLRDGREVFIDGEKVAEPVDHPAFHNAVRSYAKLYDMQAANADLMTFTTETGAQVNRQWDLPTSYEQLVTRREALEAWAGEHFGFLGRSPDHVASCLSGMVMGAKIFEDYDPARAKALRDYFAYARDNDLFLTYVIINPQADRSKSAAGQTDPYLTAGVVDEDSEGITIRGAKMLATSGIMANEVFVTCIQPLREGDENYAVSFAIPMNAKGLKILSRKSYEAAAPSRFDNPLANQFDENDAVLFFDDVKVPWDRVFINKNVEMVARQFHATPAHSYQNYQCQIRLMVKMRFLAGLARGIAETNGTLAFPQVREMLGQLAAEAELVDALVRSMEVKGRMEGGYFVPDRHTLYSAQVLTQQLYGKVITTLRDLAGGGVIMLPSSVDDFANSEIAAIIDKTQQSPVRSSRERVKFFKLVWDAIGSEFGSRHTQYEMFYAGATFVTKGHSFRTYDWSGATALVDRCLNSYALSDEVSALKTAAE, encoded by the coding sequence ATGATCAAGAACGGCGCGATGCATATCGACAGCCTGCGCGATGGGCGGGAGGTCTTCATCGACGGCGAGAAGGTCGCCGAGCCGGTCGACCACCCCGCGTTCCACAACGCGGTGCGCTCCTACGCCAAGCTCTACGACATGCAGGCCGCCAACGCCGACCTGATGACCTTCACCACCGAGACCGGCGCGCAGGTGAACCGCCAGTGGGACCTGCCGACGAGCTACGAGCAGCTCGTGACGCGCCGCGAGGCGCTGGAGGCCTGGGCCGGCGAGCACTTCGGCTTCCTCGGCCGCTCGCCGGACCACGTCGCCTCCTGCCTCTCCGGCATGGTGATGGGCGCGAAGATCTTCGAGGACTACGATCCGGCCCGCGCCAAGGCGCTGAGGGACTACTTCGCCTACGCGCGCGACAACGACCTCTTCCTCACCTACGTCATCATCAACCCGCAGGCGGACCGGTCCAAGAGCGCGGCCGGCCAGACCGACCCGTACCTGACCGCCGGCGTCGTCGACGAGGATTCGGAAGGCATCACCATCCGCGGCGCGAAGATGCTGGCGACGTCCGGCATCATGGCCAACGAGGTGTTCGTCACCTGCATCCAGCCGCTGCGCGAGGGTGACGAGAACTACGCCGTCTCCTTCGCCATCCCGATGAACGCGAAGGGCCTCAAGATCCTGTCGCGCAAGTCCTACGAGGCCGCTGCCCCGTCGCGCTTCGACAACCCGCTCGCCAACCAGTTCGACGAGAACGACGCCGTCCTCTTCTTCGACGACGTGAAGGTTCCCTGGGACCGCGTCTTCATCAACAAGAACGTGGAGATGGTGGCCCGGCAGTTCCACGCGACGCCCGCCCACTCCTACCAGAACTACCAGTGTCAGATCCGCCTGATGGTGAAGATGCGCTTCCTGGCGGGTCTCGCGCGCGGCATCGCCGAGACCAACGGCACCCTCGCCTTCCCGCAGGTGCGCGAGATGCTGGGCCAGCTCGCGGCCGAGGCCGAGCTCGTCGACGCGCTGGTGCGCTCGATGGAGGTGAAGGGCCGGATGGAGGGCGGCTACTTCGTCCCCGACCGCCACACCCTCTATTCCGCGCAGGTCCTGACCCAGCAGCTCTACGGCAAGGTGATCACCACCCTGCGCGACCTCGCCGGCGGCGGCGTCATCATGCTGCCCTCTTCCGTGGACGACTTCGCCAACTCCGAGATCGCCGCGATCATCGACAAGACGCAGCAGTCGCCGGTCCGCTCGTCCCGCGAGCGCGTGAAGTTCTTCAAGCTGGTGTGGGACGCGATCGGCTCCGAGTTCGGCTCGCGCCACACGCAGTACGAAATGTTCTATGCCGGTGCGACCTTCGTCACGAAGGGACACTCCTTCCGCACCTACGACTGGTCCGGCGCGACCGCGCTCGTCGACCGCTGCCTCAACTCCTACGCGCTGTCCGACGAGGTGAGCGCGCTGAAGACCGCCGCCGAATAA
- a CDS encoding ABC transporter ATP-binding protein: MLALDDVRVSLAGHTVLRGVSFELPQGKTTVLVGRNGAGKTTTLRAIMGIVPLTAGRVTLDGDDLTARPDHARAGLGIGYAPEDRRMIPAFSVEENLLLPTVALNMPATLTRERLAAVYELMPELVDLRGRPGGSLSGGQGKMVALGRALMVATRAILLDEPFQGLAPALALNYARTLARVRDLRGDLALLVTESSPHLLKGVADRALRIERGEVEETTLEALGRHD; this comes from the coding sequence ATGCTCGCGCTTGACGACGTTCGCGTCTCCCTCGCCGGGCACACGGTGCTGCGCGGGGTGTCCTTCGAACTGCCGCAGGGCAAGACCACCGTCCTCGTCGGCCGCAACGGCGCAGGCAAGACGACGACCCTGCGTGCCATCATGGGCATCGTCCCGCTGACCGCCGGACGCGTGACGCTGGACGGCGACGACCTCACCGCCCGGCCCGACCACGCCCGTGCCGGCCTCGGCATCGGCTACGCGCCGGAGGACCGGCGGATGATCCCGGCCTTCTCGGTCGAGGAAAACCTGCTCCTGCCGACCGTCGCCCTCAACATGCCGGCGACGCTGACGCGCGAACGGCTCGCCGCCGTCTACGAGCTGATGCCGGAGCTGGTCGACCTCAGGGGCCGTCCGGGCGGCAGCCTCTCGGGCGGTCAGGGCAAGATGGTGGCGCTGGGCCGGGCGCTGATGGTGGCGACCAGGGCGATCCTGCTCGACGAGCCCTTCCAGGGCCTCGCCCCGGCGCTGGCGCTCAACTACGCCCGCACCCTCGCCAGGGTTCGCGACCTGCGCGGCGACCTCGCCCTGCTGGTGACGGAATCGAGCCCGCACCTCCTCAAGGGCGTGGCGGACAGGGCGCTCAGGATCGAGCGCGGCGAGGTCGAGGAAACCACGCTCGAAGCGCTCGGCCGTCACGACTGA
- a CDS encoding tripartite tricarboxylate transporter permease — MLEQAILGATQLFVWPAIGFLMLGILIGIVFGVVPGLSGLNGMAILLPFTFSMDTVSALSFLLGMYAVTSTADTISSVLLGIPGTAASQATVLDGYPMAKRGEAERALGAAFTVSAIGGVIGAIAVVLSIPILQPIILAFSSPEFFMLGVVGLTMVGALSGGSIAKGVAAAALGTLIASVGYGEQIAIPRYWFNIIYLIDGIPLMPVVLGLFAVPEIVDLMKGGGIARVSQPAGDASGLMRGVRDAMNNWWLMLRCSVLGVYIGLLPGLGAAIADWIAYGHAVQTVRKNPHFGEGDVRGVIAPESANNAVKGGALVPTIAFGIPGSPPMALLLGAFLIQGITPGPSMLTTQLPLTFSLIWTLVVANVVAALLLFALTKPIARLIFVPSRYLVPAVVVFTLMGAWTATFQLGDWVALFGAGALGMAMKHAGWPRPPLILGFIIAPIIENALHISRQSYGMAWLGRPIVIALLVVAVVTVVLSIRRARKAKAERVHGAEIAATHPGGAAAETFAFRETSPLFGMVFAALAIAAFGYAMWEARAWPAALAAFPVAMAVPGVIAAAIALAGDFGARHEKGQIPLATLALLGEFALWMVLVVAATICFGQLVALPVFAFLFVLLRARAKLWVAALYGGAIFLLLWGVFDQVVNVTWYPARFM, encoded by the coding sequence ATGCTCGAACAGGCCATCCTCGGCGCCACGCAGCTTTTCGTCTGGCCGGCCATCGGCTTTCTGATGCTCGGCATCCTCATCGGCATCGTGTTCGGTGTGGTGCCGGGCCTGTCCGGCCTCAACGGCATGGCGATCCTGCTGCCGTTCACCTTCAGCATGGACACCGTGTCCGCGCTCTCCTTCCTGCTCGGAATGTACGCGGTCACCTCAACGGCGGACACGATCTCCTCGGTCCTCCTCGGGATACCCGGGACGGCGGCCTCGCAGGCGACGGTCCTCGACGGCTACCCGATGGCCAAGCGAGGGGAAGCGGAGCGCGCGCTCGGCGCGGCCTTCACCGTCTCGGCCATCGGCGGCGTCATCGGCGCCATCGCCGTGGTCCTGTCGATCCCGATCCTGCAGCCGATCATCCTCGCCTTCTCCTCGCCCGAGTTCTTTATGCTGGGCGTCGTCGGGCTCACCATGGTGGGGGCGCTGTCGGGCGGTTCGATCGCCAAGGGCGTCGCGGCGGCCGCGCTCGGCACGCTGATCGCCTCGGTCGGCTATGGCGAGCAGATCGCGATCCCGCGCTACTGGTTCAACATCATCTATCTGATCGACGGCATCCCGCTGATGCCCGTCGTCCTCGGCCTCTTCGCCGTTCCCGAGATCGTCGACCTCATGAAGGGCGGCGGCATCGCCCGGGTGAGCCAGCCGGCCGGCGACGCCTCCGGCCTGATGCGCGGCGTGCGCGACGCGATGAACAACTGGTGGCTGATGCTGCGCTGCTCGGTCCTTGGCGTCTACATCGGCCTCCTGCCGGGCCTCGGCGCGGCGATCGCCGACTGGATCGCCTACGGCCACGCCGTGCAGACGGTGCGCAAGAACCCGCACTTCGGCGAGGGCGACGTGCGCGGCGTGATCGCGCCGGAGTCTGCCAACAACGCGGTGAAGGGCGGGGCGCTGGTGCCGACCATCGCGTTCGGCATCCCCGGCAGCCCGCCGATGGCGCTGCTCCTCGGCGCCTTCCTGATCCAGGGCATCACGCCCGGACCGTCGATGCTGACGACGCAGCTGCCGCTGACATTCAGCCTCATCTGGACGCTGGTCGTGGCCAACGTCGTCGCCGCGCTGCTCCTCTTCGCGCTGACGAAGCCGATTGCGCGGCTCATCTTCGTTCCGTCGCGCTACCTCGTGCCGGCGGTGGTCGTCTTCACCTTGATGGGCGCGTGGACGGCGACGTTCCAGCTCGGCGACTGGGTGGCGCTGTTCGGCGCCGGCGCGCTCGGCATGGCGATGAAGCACGCCGGGTGGCCGCGTCCGCCGCTGATCCTGGGCTTCATCATCGCCCCGATCATCGAGAACGCGCTTCACATCTCGCGCCAGTCGTACGGCATGGCCTGGCTCGGCCGGCCGATCGTCATCGCGCTGCTGGTGGTGGCGGTGGTCACGGTGGTCCTCTCCATCCGCCGGGCGCGGAAGGCGAAGGCCGAGCGCGTCCACGGCGCCGAGATCGCCGCCACGCATCCCGGCGGCGCGGCGGCCGAGACGTTCGCCTTCCGCGAGACCTCGCCGCTCTTCGGCATGGTGTTCGCCGCCCTCGCCATAGCCGCCTTCGGGTATGCGATGTGGGAGGCGCGCGCCTGGCCCGCCGCGCTCGCCGCCTTCCCGGTGGCGATGGCCGTTCCCGGGGTGATCGCCGCCGCGATCGCGCTGGCGGGCGACTTCGGGGCGCGGCACGAGAAGGGACAGATCCCGCTCGCCACCCTGGCGCTCCTCGGCGAGTTCGCGCTGTGGATGGTCCTCGTGGTCGCCGCGACGATCTGCTTCGGCCAGCTCGTGGCGCTGCCGGTCTTCGCGTTCCTGTTCGTCCTCCTGCGGGCCCGCGCGAAGCTCTGGGTGGCGGCGCTCTACGGGGGCGCGATCTTCCTCCTCCTCTGGGGTGTGTTTGATCAGGTGGTCAACGTCACTTGGTATCCGGCGCGGTTCATGTGA
- a CDS encoding p-hydroxycinnamoyl CoA hydratase/lyase encodes MSVVETELEDGVAFVFLNRPEKKNAMNPALHFAMDETLDRLETDPAVRAVVISGRGGAFSAGQDLKEFFRDLEGDPAGQKKAQAAANSWRWHKLELFPKPTIAMVDGVCIGGAFTQMIACDFAVAAEDAMFALSEINWGQIPGGLVARVLTECLGYRDALDLALTGRKIDGIEAARLRLVNEAVPKGDLRTRVTELARTLAGKDPEAYRATKHAVRQVRAMPMRQAEDYLAAKIGELRMRAGASAQQTAIRRFVDDKSYRPAEGSYTEVKD; translated from the coding sequence GTGAGCGTCGTCGAAACCGAGCTTGAGGACGGCGTCGCCTTCGTCTTCCTCAACCGTCCCGAGAAGAAGAACGCCATGAACCCGGCGCTCCACTTCGCCATGGACGAGACCCTCGACCGGCTCGAGACCGATCCCGCCGTGCGCGCCGTCGTCATCTCCGGACGGGGCGGCGCCTTCAGCGCGGGGCAGGACCTCAAGGAGTTCTTCCGCGACCTCGAGGGCGACCCGGCAGGGCAGAAGAAGGCCCAGGCGGCCGCCAATTCCTGGCGCTGGCACAAGCTCGAGCTGTTCCCCAAGCCGACCATCGCCATGGTCGACGGCGTATGCATCGGCGGTGCCTTCACGCAGATGATCGCCTGCGATTTCGCCGTCGCGGCCGAAGACGCCATGTTCGCACTCTCCGAGATCAACTGGGGCCAGATTCCCGGCGGCCTCGTCGCCCGCGTCCTGACCGAGTGCCTCGGCTACCGCGATGCGCTCGACCTCGCCCTGACGGGCCGAAAGATCGACGGCATCGAGGCGGCACGCCTGCGCCTCGTCAACGAGGCGGTCCCGAAGGGGGACCTGCGCACGCGCGTCACGGAACTCGCCAGGACGCTGGCGGGCAAGGACCCGGAGGCCTACCGCGCCACCAAGCATGCCGTGCGCCAGGTGCGCGCGATGCCGATGCGCCAGGCCGAGGACTACCTTGCGGCCAAGATCGGCGAATTGCGCATGCGCGCCGGTGCCTCCGCCCAGCAGACCGCCATCCGTCGCTTCGTCGACGACAAGAGCTACCGCCCCGCCGAAGGCTCCTACACCGAGGTGAAGGACTGA
- a CDS encoding flavin reductase family protein — translation MSGFDPKTLRRALGDFATGVCVVTAEPSPGTRIGMTVNSFSSVSLDPPLVLFCVANTANGLEGWRSAGHYAVNVLADNQIHISNRFARSSTDKWEGFAADPGVTGAPLISGAIAHFECTPEHQYPGGDHTIFVGRVVAFDRPRPNAEPLVFHQGRYRELTHQHDIAVPADALWLLGW, via the coding sequence ATGAGTGGATTCGACCCCAAGACGTTGCGCCGCGCGCTGGGCGACTTCGCCACCGGCGTCTGCGTCGTCACCGCCGAGCCCTCCCCGGGGACCCGCATCGGCATGACGGTCAATTCGTTCTCGTCCGTGTCGCTCGACCCGCCGCTCGTCCTCTTCTGCGTCGCCAACACGGCCAACGGCCTCGAAGGCTGGCGCAGCGCCGGCCACTACGCCGTCAACGTCCTCGCCGACAACCAGATCCACATCTCCAACCGCTTCGCCCGTTCCAGCACGGACAAGTGGGAGGGGTTCGCCGCCGACCCCGGGGTGACCGGGGCGCCGCTGATCTCAGGCGCCATCGCCCACTTCGAGTGCACGCCCGAACACCAGTATCCGGGCGGCGACCACACCATCTTCGTCGGCCGCGTCGTCGCCTTCGACCGGCCGCGCCCCAACGCCGAGCCCCTGGTCTTCCACCAGGGCCGCTACCGCGAACTCACTCACCAGCATGACATTGCCGTCCCCGCCGACGCCCTTTGGCTCCTCGGCTGGTGA
- a CDS encoding Bug family tripartite tricarboxylate transporter substrate binding protein encodes MRLKLLAAASALAAAIGFGPAQAETDYSDETVTLLINYGAGGSTDIEGRIIAQHLGAHLPGEPNVIVQNMPGGGGNIGSNFLGTSAPKDGTMVGFFTWNPIDQLIKAPGLMIEYNDFAFIAGISHPTIFYMRKDVAPGIEEPTDLLKASGFKAGTMSPTIHQTVRTRLALDLLGIDFDLVSGYRGLKPIDTAMLQDEIQLTNGSLPGFMGSVMPTMVEPGIAIPLFHFDIEDTDGGYHPNPLLSEMHIPTFLDMYHAKFGADAMPEGFEWEALSLINAIMESMYRSILMPPGTDEDAVATMRQAFTDLAADPEFVADYKKTVGVEPRFTFGEEGQAIIERLADLDPDFLAKFTEYVNQQ; translated from the coding sequence ATGAGACTGAAGCTCCTTGCCGCCGCCTCGGCCCTCGCCGCGGCCATCGGCTTCGGCCCGGCGCAGGCCGAGACCGACTACTCCGACGAAACGGTCACGCTGCTGATCAACTACGGCGCCGGCGGCTCGACCGACATCGAGGGCCGCATCATCGCCCAGCACCTCGGGGCGCACCTGCCCGGCGAGCCCAACGTCATCGTGCAGAACATGCCCGGCGGCGGCGGCAACATCGGCTCCAACTTCCTCGGCACCTCGGCGCCGAAGGACGGCACGATGGTCGGCTTCTTCACCTGGAACCCCATCGACCAGCTCATCAAGGCTCCCGGCCTGATGATCGAGTACAACGATTTCGCGTTCATCGCCGGCATCTCGCACCCGACGATCTTCTACATGCGCAAGGACGTCGCGCCCGGCATCGAGGAGCCGACCGACCTCCTGAAGGCGTCCGGGTTCAAGGCCGGCACGATGTCGCCGACCATCCACCAGACGGTCCGCACGCGCCTCGCGCTCGACCTCCTCGGCATCGACTTCGACCTCGTCTCCGGCTACCGCGGCCTGAAGCCGATCGACACCGCGATGCTGCAGGACGAGATCCAGCTGACCAACGGCTCGCTGCCGGGCTTCATGGGCTCGGTGATGCCGACGATGGTGGAGCCGGGCATCGCCATCCCGCTCTTCCATTTCGACATCGAGGACACGGACGGCGGCTACCACCCGAACCCGCTGCTCTCCGAGATGCACATCCCGACCTTCCTCGACATGTACCACGCCAAGTTCGGCGCGGACGCGATGCCGGAAGGCTTCGAGTGGGAGGCGCTGTCGCTGATCAACGCCATCATGGAATCGATGTACCGCTCCATCCTGATGCCCCCGGGCACCGATGAGGACGCCGTCGCCACCATGCGCCAGGCGTTCACGGATCTCGCCGCGGATCCGGAGTTCGTCGCCGACTACAAGAAGACCGTCGGCGTCGAGCCGCGCTTCACCTTCGGCGAGGAGGGGCAGGCCATCATCGAGCGCCTCGCGGACCTCGACCCGGACTTCCTCGCCAAGTTCACCGAGTACGTGAACCAGCAGTAA
- a CDS encoding CaiB/BaiF CoA transferase family protein, with translation MNAPKNAPVNVPDTAPLRGTRVVELSTMITAPLAGMMLADMGADVIKVERPDGGDPFRSFRGGAYSPHFCAYNRNKRSVALDLRSDEGRKVLRALLQDADVLLDNFRPGVLDRLGFSDTALTELNPRLVRCNISGFGRSGPYAQRPAYDAVAQAIAGMSSLFVDPEAPALSGPTISDNVTGLYAAYGILAALFERERSGVGRRVDVNMLEATAAFMPDPFHYYGQMGLVSDPYLRVRTSQSYAFRCSDGRLLNVHMSSQEKFWTGFLSAIERPELATDPRFATREGRIENYFALAEAAQTSFSTRTRAEWAARLAEADVPFASVNSVPEALADPQAEHLGTFMELEHPTEGTVRTVRNPVWIDGTRDGQPRTAPPTLGEHTEEILAEIAERTGSGAAA, from the coding sequence ATGAACGCCCCGAAGAACGCCCCCGTGAACGTCCCCGACACCGCCCCGCTCCGGGGAACGCGCGTCGTCGAGCTGTCGACGATGATCACCGCACCGCTCGCCGGGATGATGCTGGCCGACATGGGGGCGGACGTGATCAAGGTGGAGCGGCCGGACGGCGGCGACCCGTTCCGCTCCTTCCGCGGCGGCGCGTACAGCCCGCACTTCTGCGCCTACAACCGCAACAAGCGCTCGGTCGCGCTGGACCTGCGCTCGGACGAGGGCCGCAAGGTGCTGCGGGCGCTGCTTCAGGACGCGGATGTCCTCCTCGACAATTTCCGCCCCGGCGTGCTGGACCGGCTCGGCTTCTCCGACACCGCGCTGACGGAGCTGAACCCGCGCCTCGTGCGCTGCAACATCTCCGGCTTCGGCCGCAGTGGGCCGTACGCCCAGCGGCCGGCCTATGACGCGGTGGCGCAGGCGATCGCCGGCATGTCGAGCCTCTTCGTGGACCCGGAGGCGCCGGCGCTCTCCGGCCCGACGATCTCCGACAACGTCACCGGCCTCTACGCGGCCTACGGGATCCTGGCGGCGCTGTTTGAGCGGGAGAGGAGCGGCGTCGGACGGCGCGTCGACGTCAACATGCTGGAGGCGACGGCCGCCTTCATGCCCGATCCGTTCCACTACTACGGGCAGATGGGTCTGGTGTCGGACCCCTACCTCAGGGTGCGCACGTCGCAGTCATATGCCTTCCGCTGCTCGGACGGACGCCTCCTCAACGTCCACATGTCCTCGCAGGAAAAATTCTGGACCGGGTTCCTGTCCGCCATCGAGCGGCCGGAGCTGGCGACCGATCCCCGCTTTGCCACCCGCGAGGGACGGATCGAGAACTACTTCGCCCTGGCGGAGGCGGCGCAGACGTCGTTCTCGACGCGCACGCGGGCCGAATGGGCCGCGCGTCTTGCCGAGGCGGACGTGCCGTTCGCCTCGGTCAATTCGGTCCCGGAGGCGCTGGCGGATCCGCAGGCCGAGCATCTCGGCACCTTCATGGAGCTGGAGCACCCGACCGAAGGGACCGTGCGGACCGTGCGCAACCCGGTCTGGATCGACGGCACCCGTGACGGCCAGCCCCGCACCGCGCCGCCGACCCTCGGCGAGCACACCGAGGAGATCCTCGCCGAGATCGCCGAGCGCACGGGCTCGGGCGCGGCCGCCTAG
- a CDS encoding acyl-CoA dehydrogenase family protein → MDFELSDDLKMMKDQVRRFVDTEVIPIEREASDGFDMLPEYRARLEAKTRALGYWYVELPEDLGGLGLGLTARVILWEEMGRTIACPPRKQSIFGPEVSPMLINLTEAQKEKYLYPVISGEKASCFALSEPDAGGDPGAIRSTAVKDGDGYVINGYKRYITNAQKADFAQVMAVTDPVKGRRGGISAFLVDMDTPGVTIAREQQTMMGDRPCELAFEDVRVPADALMGEEGQGFALSQDWINQGRIRHGARAIGVIERMLELSAEYAKDRKTFGKPLAERQAVQWMLVDSYVDLQALRLMVYTTAAAYDRGEDVRNDAYVVKMRGDKMAFEATDRAMQIFGGAGVTLDLPIEKFWRDQRSMMITEGPEEILRGALAQKILRDYA, encoded by the coding sequence ATGGACTTTGAACTTTCCGACGACCTGAAGATGATGAAGGACCAGGTGCGGCGCTTCGTCGACACCGAGGTCATCCCCATCGAGCGCGAGGCCAGCGACGGCTTCGACATGCTGCCCGAGTACCGCGCCAGGCTCGAGGCCAAGACCAGGGCGCTCGGCTACTGGTACGTCGAGCTGCCGGAAGACCTCGGCGGCCTCGGCCTCGGCCTCACCGCCCGCGTCATCCTGTGGGAGGAGATGGGCCGCACCATCGCCTGCCCGCCGCGCAAGCAGTCGATCTTCGGCCCCGAGGTGAGCCCGATGCTCATCAACCTCACCGAGGCGCAGAAGGAGAAGTACCTCTACCCGGTGATCAGCGGCGAGAAGGCGAGCTGTTTCGCCCTCTCCGAGCCGGACGCCGGCGGCGATCCCGGCGCGATCCGCTCCACCGCGGTGAAGGACGGCGACGGCTACGTCATCAATGGCTACAAGCGCTACATCACCAATGCGCAGAAGGCCGACTTCGCGCAGGTGATGGCCGTGACCGACCCGGTGAAGGGCCGCCGCGGCGGCATCTCCGCCTTCCTCGTCGACATGGACACCCCCGGCGTCACCATCGCCCGCGAGCAGCAGACGATGATGGGCGACCGCCCCTGCGAGCTCGCCTTCGAGGACGTGCGCGTCCCCGCCGACGCGCTGATGGGCGAGGAGGGGCAGGGCTTCGCGCTCTCCCAGGACTGGATCAACCAGGGCCGCATCCGCCACGGCGCCCGCGCCATCGGCGTGATCGAGCGCATGCTGGAGCTGTCCGCCGAGTACGCGAAGGATCGCAAGACCTTCGGCAAGCCGCTCGCCGAGCGGCAGGCGGTGCAGTGGATGCTGGTCGACTCGTACGTGGACCTGCAGGCGCTGCGCCTGATGGTCTACACGACCGCCGCCGCCTACGACCGCGGCGAGGACGTGCGCAACGACGCCTACGTGGTGAAGATGCGCGGCGACAAGATGGCCTTCGAGGCCACCGACCGCGCCATGCAGATCTTCGGCGGCGCCGGCGTCACGCTGGACCTGCCCATCGAGAAATTCTGGCGCGACCAGCGCTCGATGATGATCACCGAAGGTCCCGAGGAGATCCTCCGCGGCGCCTTGGCCCAGAAAATCCTGCGCGACTACGCCTGA
- a CDS encoding alpha/beta fold hydrolase encodes MTNTLNDLHGERWIDTGGEGPVLLLIHGIGGTTASWLPVIDSLARAGRVVAWTFPGYDGAAPLASETPSSAAYAARALGLMDDLGIASAAVCGHSLGSIVAADLARIAPERVESLTLICPVSGFAPLPAEKREAIHDGRANEIRDGGMDAFAKARTGSIVGPTVTEADLAGIIATMAAVPDEAYLTAWRMLCDSDILATLAPYEGPAAVIGGAVDPVAPVASVEVIAEQLGVSARILADVGHFPMHEATEALLALLEPPAR; translated from the coding sequence ATGACCAACACTTTGAACGACCTCCACGGCGAGCGCTGGATCGACACCGGCGGGGAGGGCCCCGTCCTCCTCCTCATCCACGGGATTGGCGGGACCACCGCCTCATGGCTTCCGGTCATCGACAGCCTGGCGCGGGCCGGTCGTGTCGTCGCCTGGACCTTTCCCGGCTACGACGGTGCCGCGCCGCTCGCCAGCGAGACGCCGAGTTCCGCCGCCTACGCCGCCCGCGCGCTGGGGCTGATGGACGATCTCGGGATCGCCTCGGCCGCCGTCTGCGGCCACTCCCTCGGATCCATCGTCGCGGCGGACCTCGCCCGCATCGCGCCGGAGAGGGTGGAGAGCCTGACCCTGATCTGCCCGGTCTCCGGCTTCGCGCCGCTCCCGGCGGAGAAACGCGAGGCGATCCACGACGGTCGCGCGAACGAGATCCGCGACGGCGGCATGGACGCGTTCGCCAAGGCGCGCACCGGCTCGATCGTCGGCCCCACGGTGACCGAGGCCGACCTCGCCGGGATCATCGCGACGATGGCCGCTGTTCCGGACGAGGCGTACCTCACCGCGTGGCGGATGCTGTGCGATTCCGACATCCTCGCCACCCTCGCCCCCTACGAGGGGCCGGCGGCGGTGATCGGCGGGGCGGTGGATCCCGTGGCGCCGGTCGCCTCCGTCGAAGTCATCGCCGAGCAGCTCGGTGTTTCGGCCCGCATCCTCGCGGACGTCGGCCATTTTCCCATGCACGAGGCGACCGAGGCGCTGCTCGCGCTGCTCGAGCCGCCCGCCCGCTGA
- a CDS encoding MarR family winged helix-turn-helix transcriptional regulator, whose amino-acid sequence MTASRPALIRDGRDDAFRAFVHGLLAFTARLEATRQALGSVTGLTGPQYTILISIAHLSRLGDVSVSTVAGHLHYSGPFVTAEVGRLAKMGLVDKAPNQNDGRRVNLTVTPDGQARLDDLAPLQSQVNDTLFAALGPADFDRVLTLLPGLIAGGDNALALLEYESQRKELQE is encoded by the coding sequence ATGACCGCGAGCCGCCCCGCCCTGATCCGCGACGGGCGGGACGACGCGTTCCGCGCGTTCGTGCACGGCCTGCTCGCATTCACCGCGCGCCTCGAAGCGACGCGGCAGGCGCTCGGCTCCGTCACCGGGCTCACCGGGCCGCAGTACACGATCCTCATCTCGATCGCGCACCTCTCGCGCCTCGGCGACGTGAGCGTCAGCACCGTCGCCGGCCACCTCCACTACAGCGGCCCCTTCGTGACCGCCGAAGTCGGCCGCCTCGCCAAGATGGGCCTCGTCGACAAGGCGCCGAACCAGAACGACGGGCGACGCGTGAACCTCACCGTCACGCCCGACGGGCAGGCCCGCCTCGACGACCTCGCCCCGCTCCAGTCCCAGGTCAACGACACACTCTTCGCCGCGCTCGGCCCGGCGGACTTCGACCGCGTTCTTACGTTGCTACCCGGACTGATCGCGGGCGGCGACAATGCGCTGGCGCTTCTCGAATACGAGAGCCAACGCAAGGAGCTGCAGGAATGA